In one Euleptes europaea isolate rEulEur1 chromosome 12, rEulEur1.hap1, whole genome shotgun sequence genomic region, the following are encoded:
- the RNF169 gene encoding E3 ubiquitin-protein ligase RNF169, which yields MAAAATASAALGARACVSAASPLLRRGRGRRRRPRGGREERRDEAAEAGGPGCCCRACPPGPGRPDSLGRRQQQPPPPPGPSSGGEPPTPAPSDRGAALRECCAAREGPGIWVQDRGTIKLHALPDCVLCFTSFRRSLFSADFIFRAPITLNKPGELHEEYRSQLRKLRDEKLQEERTPEDFIHKLIFEDAEAGRRKAEVQKKEESSAVKMTQEHFPERLSDSENEEPFQGKSGHRSAFVSKGNSYSLALLTGNLGSKVERSQSCNDTLRERSKSRQRSTPVRTKVNLLMSVSTPVAGVLSSTQNNRCLSAPDLTADKRAGLGAATSLSILPKPERSISPESNDSISEELNHFKPIVCSPCTPPKRLPDGRVLSPLIIKSTPRNLTRSLQKPTTYEASPRILRKWEQILQERQVKKTLSKATLTSSAPETGEDFPDPNVNIIKELPHMSNDFLAPKSIVRTHAESDCFPSPCGAKLESSDSIKRDAEAADDSPAASTGRTVEATHHARVSEASCQNSALFLAGSGLSADAKMGTRKAIGVHAAFLENGTLGPSVKAAGKKQLKYLNGSERSNLPNGICPERVRGEEPASLRWGRKRQCKTKHLEHSCSAKRLRQGVAEPLRRSQAQQKRQQEEEDRRLALQLQWKFDRENRRVARRKGRTDHYFLRSKSTVGAK from the exons atggcggcggcggccacgGCCTCGGCGGCGTTGGGCGCCCGGGCGTGCGTGTCGGCGGCGTCGCCGCTGCTCCGACGGGGCCGGGGGCGGAGGCGACGCCCCCGGGGCGGCCGCGAGGAGAGGCGGGACGAGGCGGCGGAGGCCGGCGGGCCCGGGTGCTGCTGCCGCGCCTGCCCGCCGGGGCCCGGCCGGCCGGACAGCCTCGGCCGCcgccagcagcagccgccgccgccgcccgggcctTCCTCGGGAGGGGAGCCGCCCACGCCCGCCCCAAGCGACCGAGGTGCTGCGCTGCGTGAGTGCTGCGCTGC ACGCGAAGGCCCTGGAATTTGGGTGCAGGACCGCGGAACGATTAAGCTACATGCCCTTCCGGACTGTGTTTTGTGTTTTACCTCTTTCCGTCGCTCTCTTTTCTCTGCAGACTTCATATTCAGAGCACCCATCACACTGAACAAGCCGGGCGAGCTTCACGAGGAATACCGAAGCCAACTGCGGAAG CTGAGAGATGAAAAGTTGCAGGAGGAGAGAACTCCGGAGGATTTTATTCACAAGCTGATTTTTGAGGACGCCGAGGCAGGGAGGAGAAAAGCAGAAgttcagaagaaggaggagtctTCAGCAGTCAAGATGACACAGGAGCAC TTTCCTGAGCGTCTCTCCGATTCCGAGAACGAGGAGCCATTCCAGGGTAAATCTGGCCATCGGTCGGCCTTTGTCTCCAAGGGGAACTCCTACTCGCTTGCGCTGTTGACAGG aAACTTGGGCTCCAAAGTAGAAAGGAGCCAGAGTTGCAACGACACTCTTCGGGAGAGGTCTAAGAGCAGACAAAGATCGACTCCTGTCAGAACAAAG GTCAACCTGCTGATGAGTGTGTCCACCCCCGTAGCTGGCGTTCTCTCGTCTACCCAGAACAATCGTTGTCTCTCCGCCCCAGACTTGACAGCAGACAAGCGGGCAGGTCTCGGTGCTGCCACTTCGCTCTCCATCCTCCCAAAGCCCGAACGGTCCATCAGCCCGGAGAGCAACGACAGCATCTCGGAAGAGCTCAACCACTTCAAGCCCATCGTCTGCTCGCCGTGCACGCCTCCAAAGCGGCTGCCCGACGGCCGAGTCCTGAGCCCCCTCATCATCAAGTCAACTCCGCGGAACCTGACGAGGAGTCTACAGAAGCCGACCACCTACGAAGCGAGTCCCCGGATTCTGAGAAAATGGGAACAAATACTTCAGGAGCGTCAGGTCAAAAAGACCCTCTCCAAAGCCACCCTGACATCTTCGGCCCCGGAAACGGGGGAGGATTTTCCCGATCCTAACGTGAACATCATCAAAGAACTCCCGCACATGTCCAATGACTTTTTGGCCCCAAAGAGCATCGTGCGCACACATGCCGAGTCAGATTGTTTTCCTTCCCCCTGCGGAGCAAAACTTGAAAGCTCCGACAGCATCAAGAGAGACGCAGAGGCGGCGGATGATAGCCCTGCAGCCTCAACGGGCAGAACCGTCGAGGCCACCCACCACGCCAGAGTGTCTGAGGCCTCCTGTCAGAACTCCGCCTTGTTTCTGGCTGGCTCCGGTCTCAGTGCCGACGCAAAAATGGGAACACGGAAAGCGATTGGTGTCCACGCGGCCTTTCTGGAGAACGGTACGCTTGGGCCCTCCGTCAAGGCTGCAGGGAAGAAGCAGCTTAAATACCTGAATGGGAGCGAGCGGAGCAACTTGCCGAACGGCATCTGCCCGGAGAGGGTCCGTGGCGAGGAGCCTGCCTCTTTGCGATGGGGTCGGAAGAGGCAGTGCAAAACGAAGCACTTGGAGCACAGCTGCTCTGCCAAAAGACTGAGGCAGGGGGTGGCTGAGCCCCTCCGGAGAAGCCAGGCACAGCAGAAgcggcagcaggaagaggaggacCGGCGGCTGGCATTGCAGCTCCAGTGGAAATTCGACCGGGAGAACAGGAGGGTGGCCAGGCGGA